Sequence from the Primulina huaijiensis isolate GDHJ02 unplaced genomic scaffold, ASM1229523v2 scaffold37775, whole genome shotgun sequence genome:
AGATATTGATCATAGTCAAGTTTATCTCATATATTCAACCCATCACACTGCACTGGTTCCTAACTTCTTAGTTACATTAGTCAAAGCTTTGCACTACTTAATGTTGTATTTTATAGCATCAAAGGCATTCATATAAAGACAAGAAGCAAATTCATTGATTGTATTGAAGAGCGAGATAGGTACGAAATGAGCCGGGGGTGAAGGCCACGACGACAAATGAACACTTTATGACttgatgtttacttattgttccATGACTTTGTAAATATTCGGGAGCTTTTCAATATAGAACTAGTTAGTAGTATATATATCGAATATCAAGCTACAGATTAATGTTACGCAGAGTTTTAATACATACCGATGCAAATATTGTACAGAATTATCTCTACGTTTCATCTTATTTCCGGTACTATATTTAAACCAATATAAAATCTAAGCCAAAAGCCAGAAATTTTTGTGCCATCTTGTGCTGATAAGGTATCCGCCAACTCCTCCGCTCTGTTTCCTCACTCCAATAGTCAAGCATTCCAAAGTATCGATGCAATGTTCCACGAATTCCTCCGTGCTGCTTTTCAAACATAGGCTGTCCAATTTGGAATTATACACAAGAATTGAACCAAGATTGTATGATTAACTGAGAACCACGAGAAACGAGATCTACCTTAGGAAATTGTTCTAAGAGTGCGTTCAAAAGATTTAATCACAAATTAGGCACATGAAGCACTACATTTTGAGCTTGGCTCACCATAGATCCATAAGAAGAGAAATTTGCAAATTAATGTACTGACCAATAGAGTAAGGATGAAGGCTCCTTTTGACCCAAAACAAGAACAGACACCTCAAGTTTCTTTACTTGGCTCATCACTGTGCCTAGCTTTGATCCTTGGATCACCAGTGCTTCTACTTCAACCTGAAACCATCCCGAAAAACTAGAAATGTAATGAACTTTACTATTAATGCGTACAGAACTTTGTTTTATCCAAGCCCAACAGGAGAAAAAAgttgaaaatatataataataataaaaaaaagaacatgTAAGAATGACTATGTTCTCTTTTTTGACTTGAAAGATGGCTTTAGAAAATGAACATGCAGAAATTCATTGATTAAAGAAAACATATAAAACAAAATCAGGAATGGAAAGATGCAGCACACTGCCAACTGCCAAGcgaaatttattaaaattctaGATAAAATTTTTCCACAACTTCTGAAACAGAAAGAAAAGTGGAACagaatttgagaaaataaaaatctctACTTGGCTCAATGATATACAAGGTTTTACTGTATGCATTTCAAGGCCAAATTCTGAACATGGGGGCAAAGAAATTCAGACATCTCAGGCTAACCTGCTGGAGTGAGCATCAACTTACCCTGGAAGCAAAGAAGAAACTTTTTGGGCACATAAAAAGTATAGGCAAATGCACGATAATAAGCACAACATTCAACAATCACAGTACTCAAAGCTGTTAGCTTTCAATTAAAGTCTTCAAAGCACCAAGAATAACTCCAAGAAACCGAGAAACATAAACCCACCTCAGGCTTACACGCCTTACAGAGTGACCCAAGCGTGCTAACAAGGAAATGGGACGAAGATTTGTCAAACTCGGAAGAAGGCACGACATGAAGAAGAGTGATTATATCACCCTTGTTAGCAACATGAGTCAGAGCCCACATCATTGCATGCTTAGAATACGAAGACTGATCCACCAAAACCATTACTCTTTTTTTCACCACAAAGAACCCCGTCTCACTCCCATAACACACGTTGTTCATCCCTTCCATTTGCTCCAAGCTAGATCCCCATCCTCGGCCGCCAACCCACCTTCTGGAAGTTGATTTCCATCCTTCTTTGGTGCTTAGTTGCCTAAGAAATGAATCTGAACTTGGCATTTTCCGTAGAGTTCTTGGATTGTCTTTACCTGGTATTAACCTAGCTAGCTAACTAGCTAGCACCCCTAATGCATGTACAATGTACTATAAAAATTCATCTTTGGTTTATAATCAAGAAGATGGCACAGTATGCGTCTGTGTTTTGGACGAAAGGAGCAAAAAGGTGGGCCAATGGTTATAACTTATAGCCCATAGGGAGATTttggtgatgatgatgagttGGTCAAATCACACTTCCCTTCCACATCAATAGCATATTTATCTCACTACAAATTATTGGTTTTTGATAACCATACTTTGTTCTTTtgaactatataatataattattattattaaaatgattcaatattgacgcaatttatatttaaataaacataaataaatgtgCCAGATACATCGATATTAGTGTTCATCTTCTCATGAGATGGATAATATTCTAATCATACATCAGCAGGATTGTATTTACCAATATGTCAAGATTTCTTGGTATAGGATGAGAGTTTGGATTTTGAACCATTGtcttcaaatatttaaaaacaaatttatatttggatATGAAGTTccattaaacaaatttatatcACAAATAGACAACAACcaccaacaaaaacaaaatgtgTTTACCAAACAATAAACATACAATTCCAAGGGTGATTAAAGTTACTTATTCACGGGAATCACTGTATAAATTTGGCATTGTTTAGTTTTTTTGATgagtaaatataaaaatttatataaaaaataatgaggaTGAAGAGACAGCTGATGCCTTCAATTGACCCATCCATCCATCCATCATTTCACTGTCACAAATCCTTTCTTCACCCTGCTGTTTGATAGTATGCACTGTATAGTAGGATGTTGTGTACCTTTTCATTCATATGGAAACAAAAATAATTCATGAATATATTCTATACATAATTATTAGGAAATATAATTAAACAGTCGATGGTATTTTGGATATTTTCTCAAATATTTCGAAATTTCACTATAAAAAtgtgtaaataaatatttgtacgCACTCTTGCGACGATCTgttgaaaacaatatttcatTTACTTTTATCGTACTAATGAATGTAACGGTCCACCTTATTTGTTTTTAACGTATAACAACTTATTATGACACGTTTCAAAATCGTGAGATCACTATCAAAAGCGgacaatttaataaatgagcTGAGTCGTTACAGTTGTGTTACTTCATATTTATGCTGCGATTTCCTTCTTTGACTGCTCGTATGAAGATTATATtcgaatatattaaaataaaattaaaccaatatataaatttatagagAAAATAATGTCTCGATATTTTTCCAGTTCCTAAATTTCTaaaccaagaagaaaaaagaaaacatgagCCGACAAAAATTATTGGAAGGGGTGGAGATGTAATTTCATTCCGGTGAAAGGAAGTTTTGAAATGGGAGGCAATTAtgattcataaaataaaaacagaagAAAATGAAGCGATGAAATGGGTTGCCTGCCTCGATTGAAgagagaaatttaatttaaaatgtgaAATGTCAGAATGGTCCCTCGTGAATTGAGCTTTTAATGTTTTGCCAGTCTGAATTATGTCGTACACCCAAATTATTGCTCCCGTTTAATTCGCCGAGATTCCTCCTCCACACATTTACGTTTGTGCCCTcgaaaataacaaatattagCACTTCACTGTTACGCACTGcgtatttatataatataaatataaattcgtttttttaaaaaataaaacaaaacattaaattgcaaaatttaaaaaatacaaaaaatatattgaattcgtaaataaataaacatcaaaacacaatagatatattaattttattattttacaaaaacgagtgagtttttttgtaaataagaaATATCAAATGACacaaaataaatgttattttagtaaataataaacatataatagTTTTAAAAAAGAGACGATATAAAATGACTAATTTGTCTCATAATTTTGGTTTTATTCATAATTTATTCTGAAATTTCATcgattaattgaaaaataattaattaaatgatttttactcTAATAATATAATAAGATTACTATATT
This genomic interval carries:
- the LOC140968779 gene encoding uncharacterized protein, producing the protein MPSSDSFLRQLSTKEGWKSTSRRWVGGRGWGSSLEQMEGMNNVCYGSETGFFVVKKRVMVLVDQSSYSKHAMMWALTHVANKGDIITLLHVVPSSEFDKSSSHFLVSTLGSLCKACKPEVEVEALVIQGSKLGTVMSQVKKLEVSVLVLGQKEPSSLLYCLCLKSSTEEFVEHCIDTLECLTIGVRKQSGGVGGYLISTRWHKNFWLLA